In Equus quagga isolate Etosha38 chromosome 14, UCLA_HA_Equagga_1.0, whole genome shotgun sequence, the genomic stretch gtatatcaataatcaccataaatgtaaatggcttgaattctccaataaaaagacacagagtggcgagatggattaaagaacaagacccaacaatatgctgtctccaggagaCACATCTGAGCTCCAATGAAAATCAccggctcagagtgaagggatggaagatgatactccaagctaatggcaaaaaagagagaaaggtgtcacaatacttatatcagacaaagtagacttcaagataagacaggtaaagagagacataaagGGGCAGTGTaaaatgatcaaagggacactccatcaagaagaaataacatttataaatatttatgcacccaacacaggagcatcaaagtacataaagcaactattaacaaacccgAAAGAaggtattaataataacacaataataatagggggtGTCTCCACACCCAtcgatggatagatcatccagacagaaaattaacaaagaaacagtggaattaaatgaaaagctagaccaattggacttaataaacatatatataaaactccatccaaaaacagcagaataaacattcttctcaagtgtgcatggaacattgtcaaggatagaccatatgttgggaaacaagggaagcctcaataaaattaagaagattgaaataataacaaacatcttttctgatcacaatgctataaagctagaaattaattacaagaaaagagctgagaaagggacaaagatgtggagactaaataacatgctgttgaacaagcaatggatcattgaagaaattaaaggagaaatcaaaaaatatctggagacaaatgaaaatgaaaacataccataccgtCTCATACAGGATatagcaaaagctgtattaagagggaaattcattgcaatacaggctcaccttcacaaacaagaaaaatctcaaataagcaatctcaaactacacctgattgaattagaaaaagaagaacaaacaaagcccaaagtcagcagaaggagaaaaataataaaaatcaaagcagaaataataaaaatcaaaccagaaataaatgctattgaaacaaaaaaggcagtagaaaggatcagtgaaacaaacagcagtttctttgagaagataaaatttacaAACCTGTAGCCAGAgttacaatgaaaaaaaagagagaaacctcagataaataaaattagaaatgaaagaggagaaataacaatggatatcacagaaatacaatggattattagagaatactatgaaaaattatatgcccataaaatggacaatctagaggaaatgggtaACTTCTTAGACTCTTAccacctcccaaagctgaatcaagaagaaacagataacctaaatagaccaatcacaagtaaagagattgaaataataatcaaaagcatcccagaGAATAAATGCCCAGGACCAGGTGgtttccctggggaattctaccaaactttcagagaggatttaatacctatccttctcaagctattccaaaacattAGGGAAGATGAAAGACTTcataacacattctacgaggacaacatcactctgataccaaagcctgacaaggacaacacaaaaaaggagaactacaggccaatatcgctgatgaatatagatgcaaaaaatcttcaacaaaatattggcaacctgaatacagcaatacatcaaaaagacaatacatcatggtcaagtgggattcataccagggacacagggatggttgaacatctgtaaatcaatcaatgtgacacaccacattaacaaagtgaggaataaaaaccacatgatcatctcaacagatgcagagaaggcatttgacaagatccaacagccatttatgataaaaactctgaacaaaatgggcatagaaggaaactacctcaacaaaataaaggtcatatatgacaaacccacagccaacatcatactcaatgggcaaaacctgaacgccatccccctgaaaacaggaatgagacaaggatgccctctatcaccactcttattcaacatagtactggaggtcctggccagagcaatcaggcttgccttgtttcccagcatatggtctatccttgagaatgttccgtgtgcacttgagaagaatgtgtattcagctgttttagggtaaagtgatctatatatgtctattaagtccaattgttttagtttttcatttagctccactatttccttgttgattttctgcctggatgatctgtcaattgatgtgagtggggtgttgaggtcccctattatgattgtgttgtttttaacatcttcctttaggtctgttaatagttgctttatgaatcttggtgctcctgtgttgggtgcatagatatttataagtgttatttcttcttgatgaagtgtccctttgatcattatatattgtccctctttacctgtcttattttgaaatccactttgtctgatatgagaattgcaacacctggggctggctctgtggcccatggttaagtttgcgtgctccgctgtggcggcccagggttcggatcctggacgcggacatggcaccgctcgtcaggccacattgaggtggcatcccacatcccacaactagaaggagctgcaactaagatatacaactatgtatgggggggggtggtttgggaaataaagctgaaaaaaaagaattgcaacatctgccttttttttcttgctattagcttgaattgtcctccaccccttcaccctgagcctgtgtttgtccttggggctgaggtgtgtttcttggaggcaacaaaatGTTGGATGTTGTtctctaatccattttgccactctgtgtctttttattggagagttcaatcagTTTAaatgagagtgattattgatgcatgtggacttaatgctgtcaatctgttgctcattatcttgttttcctgcgtttcttttcctgtgtgctttagcctacccatttaatactgcaatttcttatgctgggttccttagatttttccttatttattatttgtgactctgttctgtattttattttagtgtctaccctgaagtttgtatttagaatctcatgtataatatagtctattctctggtggtctcttacttacttggccaatactgatttagaccctttgctcttcccctcctaaataattattttcatttcttattgcaactcgtgttatgaatttgtagttagagttataagatcatccttgctttggtagtttccttacctttaccctaatgctacagttgaatatttgctatcctgttctggttctatccatcggtctccttagtctgtggattgtgagtattctttctttatctttccttcttgccaattgtactactatgtgccttgcagtaggtcttttaacattgacaaatctaggagatctgaaagcttcctctacacacatttctccgtcaatccctagatttggttTGTATACAAAATTGTGCACTTTAGAGTCACCGCAAAGTCAAATTGctacaaaaattttcaaacagtCTTCCTTTCTGTACTTGCCCCATCACAGATAGGTAAGGACAGTTCCCAGACCAGCAATGGTACATGGACCTCACTTTCAATAGCCCTGAACTAAAtcattcctttctttgctttctctcccaaATTGATCTTTTGGAATTAAAATTTCACCATTGAGATGGACTAGATTATACTTCCTCATTTTAACAAGATTGCTCAGTTCTTTGCTCATGACAGCAGGTAGAGGGTAGGAAAGCTACTAGAGGGAGCGAGTGCAAAAGAGACACAGTGGGGTTCACCATGGGCTTCGGGGTGAGAGTGATGCTGTGGTTTCAAATTGTGTCTGTGcccacttacttgctgtgtgaacTTGATCAAGTTATATAAAccctctgtgtctcagtgtgtttcttttcaattgagaatgataaaaataataccaacTGACTTTCattgaatgcttattattttCAGGCCCTGGGCTAAACCTTACATGTATTAACTCTCTTAATCTCTATAACTCTATAAAATAAGTAATACTCCTATCCAGGTTTTGTAGGTTAGAACAATTAGCATTAAAGAAATTAGGTTTCTTGCCCAGATTACGCTGATGGTTAAGTGGCACAGCCAGGACTTAAACCAGGGGTGTATGACACCTAAGCCCTTGCTTTCAATATATTCACTCACAGAGTTAATTCTGTAATGAGACAGTATCTAAAACACCAGTTATTACAGTTAGTAATTAGTAGATGATATTGCAGTATTACCTACCACTGCCGATGCTGCCACCGCTACGGCTCTCATCATCGTCACccttgaaagaagaaaagtgaaggagacagaaagaggatACAGGGACACCCACAAACTCCTTCACCACTCCCCTTGTTTCAGAGGCCAGCATTTAGCTACTTAAGACACCAAAGACAATGGCTATGAGAGCATTTGTATTTGTCTCTAAAATGTAGAGtgtaatttagaattttttgcCGTGCACTAAATTTCAAGTATCACATATGTGAAAACACTCAAGACCTAAAAGTCTTCAGAGAGACTTGTTCATCCCCTGAGGTTATTAGTCACTTTACTCTGCTTCCAGGACCTTTCCCTCATGTTGGTGAGTTCCAGATGGAGGCTCAACCTCTTAACGACAACATGAATAGCTCTCAGGCTGcattctctgctctctgctcaggACTCAGGACTGTGATGGGGTGGCGAACTCTTAACAAGTCCTTCCTGGGATCATAGAGCTCAACTCTCCCTACAAATCCAGaagatttataatattttatatttaaattattttattaagtatcTGCAATTTGCTTGTGtttcttataaaaaatttttttaaaaagtgtattttttatGAACCTGTATAACATTAATTCAGTGAGGCCCTGTGAAACTGAAAGCAGTATTTAAATggaaatacttttttcttataCATACAGTCTTACTGAATTAATCTTAGCTAGGCCAGGATCTACCCTAATAAACTTCTAAAAGAGCTACTGATTTGAGTGATAGGTAATGATACCACTCAAGTCACAAAGAATCTTTTGTGTTAGATTTTAACAATCGAACAGTAAATACTTTAGAAAAAGTCATTTGAACCATGTAAAGGGATACAGATAGCTCACTGTATACAGACGTCTTTGTTCTTTCTACTTCCTAAACTTAGTTTGTCTTCAAATAAAATCCATAGTTATTCTTTATACTTCTATTATGAGTGTCTTCCCCACTCTGTctaactcattttctctctctctcccaagatACAGATTGTGTCCAACATTCCCCAGGAAATCCGCCTGGCTGAACCTTGGCCAACAAACGAACTGTTTTTTGACTTGATATCTTCATGTAAAAACAGTGCATCACACTCTCCCTCAGAGAGATGTTGTATTATCAAATAAGAGAAGATATAAAAGGCTCTGGTACTGTGTCTTGTACTTGATGGATAGTATATAAATACAAGTTCTCTTATCCTCTTGCATTAGGTATCCTGAACACTTCTTATAGTTGCACAGTACTTCATAGTTTATAAATAATTGCACTTATGtggttaaatttaatttcataaaaacacTGGATGCTGagtaatattatttctattttcaaaatgaagacaTCGCAGTTAGGGGAAGTTAAAAGAATACCCAGTGTCACACATGGAAGAGCTGAAACTCATCCTTAATCTTTTGATGCCAAGTTATGCAATACAGTGGACCCCTGCTCCATTGTATACTTTTATCttcttaattctaaaatttgatcatttttctgattcatattttatttaataatgtagTATCCCCAGGTGTTCTCTTATTATTTAATGAGCATAGTTCACTTCTCCCCTATTAAGCTAATGAAAGCCATTCCTAACTTTTGAGCTAGAATGTtaaattaaatcaatttaaaaggCATCAAACTTGTGGCCTATTTCTGTTAAAAAGAGTTATTACAAAATGGAATTAGTAATATTTCCTGCCTTCAGCTGTTATATTCCAACTCATAAATGCAGGGCTACACAACCATACATTGAACAGTTCCTATAGATACCACTCTTTCTAGGCAAAAGATGGTTTGGCACAGGAATAGGAAAGTGTGCTCTGAGAACACAGAAATCTCTTTGACCAATTCAAATCACacagaaaatgtcaaaaatataaacCTTTATTTCTCATAGTCACAATTGAGCTTTGGAAAAGTAGATTTTGTCTGTCTCAAACTGGCAGACCCTAACCCTCTGCAGTGATCTTGGTTTGAACAAATATCTGGATGATCTTCCTTCGTATCTCCTTGGTCTTCACAGTATATACTATGGGGTTTAGCACGGGGGGTACAAGAAGGTAGGCATTAGCCATGAGAACACGAGTCAATGGTGAAAGGTGCTTTCCAAAACGATGAATGACAGACACCCCAATGAGTGGCACATAGAAGATGAGTACAGCACAAATGTGTGAAACACAGGTGTTGAGTGCCTTCAGCCGGCCCTCCCTTGAGGCAATGGCCATTACTGTTCGGAGTATGAACACAtaggagaggaggatggagagagaatcAGAACCCTTGGTGAAGATGACAGCAATGAGGCCATAGAGACTGTTGACACGGGTGCTGGCACAGGCAAGGTGCATGACATCTTGGTGGAGGCAGAAGGAGTGGGAGAGGATGTTGGAGCCATAGAAGGGGAGCCGCTTGATGAGGAAAGGTACAGGGAAGACCACACAGACTGCCCTTATCAAGATGACTGCCCCTGTTCTGCAGACCACACCATTGGTTAGGATGGTGCTGTACCTGAGGGGATTCCAGATTGCCACAACCCGATCAAAGGCCATGGCCACCAGCACGCCAGACTCAATGGCTGAAAAGGTGTGGATGAAGTACATCTGAACAAGGCAGGCATCAAAGGTGATGAACTTGTAGTTAAACCAGAATATGCCTAGCATCGAGGGCGCAGTACAGAGGGAAAGTCCCATGTCTGCCAATGCCAGCATACACAGAAAGTAGTACATAGGGATATGCAGGGACAATTCAGACTTGATGGTAGAGATGATGACACCATTGCCAAAGAGGGCAATGGCATATATAGCACCCAGGGGGAATGCCATCCAGTAATACTTTTGCTCAAGCCCTGGAATTCCAGTTAAGACAAAGTAAAGGTGTTGGAAATGGGAGTGGTTATTATCTGCCATGAAGCCAATGTTCCATAGGCATGGGAAGAGAGCTTGTGTGATCCTGATGGGTGACTTCCTAAAAACATATTGACAGAGATTAATAAGATAGTAGAATCTGAATTCCCTGGGAGTGgaaccattttattttcacatgagTGGGGGAGAGTGTAAGAGAGGACTAAATCCCTGAAATTACTACTCCAAGGTGTATCCTGTTGAGGAAGCTTGTACTGGCCCAAGGAAAAAAGGCTCAGCCAAGTACTAATCAGTCATATTCAGTTTAAAGCACACACTGTAATGCCAAGGCATTAGGGAAAATGTTCTGtctctccattcttccctctttctAATCAATATCTTTAAGCTGTTGAGTCAGAGGCTGAGGCCATAATAACTAACAGAGAACCTAtacaaaatatgaattatttgatTTCCAACAAAGGATACCCTTCCCACCCATCACATTCCTCATGCTCAAAACTCTTATGAAGGAAATAGATCTTATATGTAGGATACAGATGGAAATGCCCCATGTACATGCCCATGCTTCTGTTTGAGCATGACCTGCCATCATTTTCTCTGAATGTGGCCTCAAAATCATTCTCAACCCTGGAACCTCAGACAGCCACTTCtaatcatagaaaataaaatggatttgtCATCTCTAATCTACTGAAATCTTAGTAGAAATGGGAGTACATTTAGGAAAGCAACAACAGTAATTTGTTTTTTAGAATAACTCCTATTATCCAAAAGTAAGTGAGACCCCCAGTGCTCATCTGAAGCTTTTTCAGGATCAGGATTATCTGTTAGTCTCCTGTTATAAAGGAATAGTGGCCATTCATAATTGCATGTTACACTCTGATTGAAAGTCAGTATAGACACCTTAGTAGAGATTTAGAAGTCATTGACACAATTGGTAACTACATTTATTTCAAAGTGCCCCTAATGGGGGTCATTCAACCTTAGACATGAATACCACTCAGAGATAGAGTATATTCTCTTTGAGAACTTTTCACCTTTAAGGCACTCATTAGTTGCCTTCATCAATTGATTGGAATCAAGTTGATTAAGAAACAATGCAGTGTTAAGAACATAGACTCTAGGTCCACACATCTTGTAATCAGATTCCAGTTCCTCCTGCCCCTCAGTATAGCCCTACATATGTAATACACAGACAATGATAATACCTACTCCATAGGGGCAGTGTgaggattaaaaatataaagcccTTAGAGAGCAAAATTTGTGCTTTCTATTATGATCACCTGGAATAAAAAGTTCTTTTTGTATGTTCTAGGTATTGatcttgaatttttcattttttctttctcatttttcttttgtttgtttgttttggattttttggaCAGAGTTTTTTGCAGTTGGTGGAAGAGAAGACTGATAGGTTCTCTTCTGTCAGCAAGGAATCATATTTACTTTTGTATCTCTTGTAATTTTTGACTAATTTACCCCCAGCTCTGCAAATATTGAATACCTCATCCTCAGGCTATGTATACATCTCTAGCTGACCCATGCTCATGATGAatcaaaaaaaatattataactgTTTTTGAAATATCCCAAAAGATCCTCTTAGAAAGATTTCTGATTCAGATTTCCCCAACCTGAGCCAgggtattttctctttttctataaaatgtccaTTTCTGCCTATTGCTCTTAAGAAAGATAGCTAGCTGTTTGCTCAGATACATAGCCTATTAGATTGCCAGTATACATTTCTGTCCTTCCAATAAactgttgttttagtttttagtGTGTTTTAGTGATTTTTGAGAGAcgaaaatttattaattttttcaaataattgtaataaggagtagaaataagagaaaagtttAAGAGGTAAATGAacgagagaaaggagagaagataagGTGGGaggagtgaaggagagaaaagaaaatgaataaaaagagaaaaacagagatgcAAAGAATAGTAGAAGTGAAAGTTAATCTACTTCACCTTTTACTAATAAAGAAATCGAAGACCTGTCAAAGAAAATAACTTCCCTGAGTCAAACACCTAGTTAGTTGTGAAACAGatgagaaggaggtggggggaaggcACAGCCTTGTTGAGGAAAATTACTACTAAGTGCAATGGGAGCTTGAGGGTTCAACTAGAGAAAACCAAATCAAAATTGCATCTCTTGGCCAATATGCTTATTCTTTAGATTTTGGTCTTTATCTACATCGCCCAGTATCTAGAAAATAGGTGGAATTCAAGTCCCTTGAATCCCCTGAAGGTTAGGGTCATAGATCCCAACTTCCTCCTTTGAAATTTTCATCTAGCCCTAAAACTCTGCTGTCCATACTGCCACATTTATGGAAAAGCAGACTTTGTAAGTGTTTTTTATCTGCACCCTAGGATACCACAAGCTATGTGGCCTCATTATAGATCGTAGACTAAAGGAGAAGGTGAACAACAAAATAAGATTACAAAATTTCTCTAT encodes the following:
- the LOC124251908 gene encoding olfactory receptor 51H1-like; the protein is MADNNHSHFQHLYFVLTGIPGLEQKYYWMAFPLGAIYAIALFGNGVIISTIKSELSLHIPMYYFLCMLALADMGLSLCTAPSMLGIFWFNYKFITFDACLVQMYFIHTFSAIESGVLVAMAFDRVVAIWNPLRYSTILTNGVVCRTGAVILIRAVCVVFPVPFLIKRLPFYGSNILSHSFCLHQDVMHLACASTRVNSLYGLIAVIFTKGSDSLSILLSYVFILRTVMAIASREGRLKALNTCVSHICAVLIFYVPLIGVSVIHRFGKHLSPLTRVLMANAYLLVPPVLNPIVYTVKTKEIRRKIIQIFVQTKITAEG